Sequence from the Prunus persica cultivar Lovell chromosome G5, Prunus_persica_NCBIv2, whole genome shotgun sequence genome:
AGAAATCAAAACAACATGATATTAGTGCTAACAATGACCATTACCAAGTATCTTCAAActattagagagagagagagagagagagattagaaAATCATAGTAATATAAACTACTAAAttgagaaaagtaaaaaacttATAAAAGTACCTGTTTCAGAGGCACAAAATTGATACTTGAAGGTGGCAAAGCCTGAATgtggaaagaaaaatgtaaGTCAACAGTACGTAGTATTGTCGTCTTAGATACATGAAGTAGAATTTAGCAAtcaaagaaaacatgaaaagttCTTTCATTGAAACTCGTGTTAATATCAGGGGATCTTTGGCTAAGACAGAAGTTTCTACTTTTCATTCCTAGAATTGAAAATTCCGGCATGGAATCTAAACTATTACCataaattaatacaaaattcaaTACCATGTGAGccctcaaacaaaaaaaaaagaaaaagattgcaGAATATGAAACCATAGCAAAGAGAACAAATTTCAAAAGCCCACCTCATATGTGAAAGGAGCTTGCAATGCATCCAAGTCATGAGTCCCAATGGCAACTAGTGTTCTTCGCCTGTAAAATGATTAGAATATGTAAGCACTTCAACTGATAAACCACAGGAAATCTTTGGGCAGAAAGACAAGCAGTAGCTCTTATCATaacttcatgcattcattctGATTGGTCTTGCTATTCTTACCCTTGTAGCACTTAAACAAACTATTCTGATTTCTTTTGTATTCTTATGTTTTTATCTAGTGTAAATGATCATGTAGATTCCAAATTTTTCACAAAGAAGTATGACTAAGCCACTCCAACACAACATAAAAAGgcgataaaaataaattatcaaagaAAGATTTTAGAGCAACAGAATACAGAGGAGACGGAAGCAACTGATCGAGAGCATGCCAAGCTAAATTCAGAATCAGACCTATGAGTCAGAAAACATTACCGGCAGATATTTTGATGAAGCTTGTCTTGGAGATCAATGAAGCTGTTATAACTTGCCTCAGTGAAGGTAAGGCCTCTTAAAACAGCACAGACAACATGAGGGCGAATGGAAGATGTCTGCAAGTTGAAAAAAGGGCCTCTTTGAACTAAACAGTATCACCtaccagaaaataaaaaacaccaACCCTTTTCATAGATCATATAACTACCTCTGGTTTTACATGCATTTTAATCATGGACCCCTTACTAAGGTTGGCCAACTTGTATGTAGGAACCTCCTCTTCCCTACTGAAAACACGGAGCGCTTGAGCCAGCCCTTCAAGACAAAGTAAATCGTATCTGCGTATAAATCAAATAACAAACTTGTTCAACCCTTTATATATTATGTTATGTGAACATCATACAACAAGTCATTACTGTCATTAATTCCTACAGTTACTCCTTGATAGTCTGAAATAGAGCCTACCCACTTAAGCAAATAAGAGCAGCATGTTATCGAAAATATTTGGCCTAAACTCAAGGATTATATATGTTGATATCAAAATCTCAAACCAACCCATGAAATGGATTAGGATAAAACATCAAGTTTCAATCAAAACAGGCAAATAAGAAAACGAATAACAAAAGGTACCTACCTATTTGCGGGAACTTCGATTTTGTAAATAACTTCTTCATCTTCGTCAACTGCATCATCGTCcaaatgcttttcttttctaataaTTGCTTTCTCAGTTGTCTACAAACACAGcattattaattaatcattACAAGTTTTGAGAAACATCTCAAAGAAAGATATATATCAGagaaatacaaaaacaaagtaaGATGAAGCAGAAAAATTGCTTACAACGTCGTCCAGCTCGATGCCGAAACTGAAGCATACTTCTTCAAACTCTTCCTGAGCtgtcaaattattcaattcaattcaaacacacacacaaacgaACGTGAATAATTCCTTAAATATGCGATGAGGAGAAGACTGAGAGCTCACTGTAAGTTCTTCCTAATGCTGCAAACAGACGATCCCGTCCCACGCTGACGGTAGGCATGGCGGAAGTTGATTACTCTCTCCGATAGCGCGCACAGAGAGACTGACGGGCGGAGCCAGGGTTTTTAGAAgacacaaaaaaatttctttattcaattaggcatcaaaaaaattctttcatataagcatataaaattatattgaataaataataaactaataaaggcaaaaaaaaaaaaaaatatatatatatatatatatatatactagtcTCTTTACACGTGCTTCGGCACATGCGagatacttttaaaaaaaaaatttaatttattttagaattaaaaaagataatgggtagttgtgttctataaaaataggattaattatctgatttttcttttaattttaaaatttttaaatataaaaaagtgtgaatttatcatattatcctcatttaattaataattttaattcttaatatttggattaacaaaatgcattttttgatattttgaatgtttcaccatatatatatactagcctctctgcacgcgcttctgcgcttgcgagaggttttttaaaaaaaataagtaaatttattttagaattaaaaaagataatgggtagttgtgttccataaaaataggatacattatctgctttttctttttcttttaatttttttaaatatgaaaaagtgtgaatttaccatattatcctcatttaattaataatttgaattcttaatgtttgcattaaccaagggcattttctggtattttgaatgtttcaccattctctgccttttgcattatatatatagatatataaatttatctaACCTATGGAGAAttaaaaatcatcaaccaaGTTGTACGAAAatattcgaccaaaaaaataaaataaaattgtacgATAATCTTCAACCAACTTTGTTTTGAACTTTTAGCAAATGATTGGTATatatggtaaaaaaaaaaaaacacctaaTATTATTACATATTCCTGTTGAAAGGAGGAAAAcatgattttaatttcaaatacttatatacaaaattagtgaaataccCATTCTTATACATGAAACTATAAATATACCATACACTATttaatactagcctctctgcacgcgcttccgcgcttgcgagaggtttttttaaaaaaataagtaaatttattttagaattaaaaaagataatgggtagttgtgttccataaaaatatgatccattatctgctttttctttttcttttaatttttttaaatatgaaaaagtgtgaatttaccatattatcctcatttaattaataatttgaattcttaatgtttgcattaaccaaggacattttctggtattttaaatgtttcaccattctctgccttttgctttatatatatagatatagaaacacacccaaaataaacccaaaaatcaataattgtatattttttaatttgattaataaGATGAAATACCTTTATTAccctttttaatattaaattagttttggaTCTCGCTTGAATTAGAATGCAGAGAACATAAAAATTCCCTCTCATCCTTCAAACCCTCATCTCTCCTATGTTCTCTCCCTTCTTCCCTCTCTCTGCCTTCAGAGTAAACCAAACAATCTCAAAAACTATTCTATAGCTATGGTAGAAAAATCCTCCCTCGTCACACCGACGATAATCTCCGTTAAATCGGTGACCTCACACTTGTTCTCGCTGCCGATGCCTCAATTTCCTTTGCATGTTTGTTCTATCTACTTCAATTTGTTAtattcattttgatttttgcttAATTTAGGTGAATTTCGACTCGATTTCATGTTCATGTGGCCACTCTGCAGATTTGAGGTGTCAATGGCCAGATATGTCAGGTGTTCTCGATTTTCAACTGGGATTTCCTATTTGCTGATGCCGACGACGACGATTGTTCTAGAGCCGGAGGGGCTACCGCTTCGTCTTCCTCTCTACGGCCGCCATTGAAGAAGCTCTTCTTTGAAGAGTGGGATACGCCGACCTCGGGAACATCGTTTTACAACTTAGGAGGTGGACTTGGGTCCTGATCCATGAGATCAACCAGCTTCTGTTTAATCATCAACACCCTCCACAGTAACAGAGAGATCTTTCTCCATGAGCTCATCAGTAACGCCTCTGATGTACGTATTTTCACTATTTATTCTTATGATGATTTCTCATTTCAGTATGGAAGGgaactaatttatttgttctttagCCGTTATAGGCATTTTTGCTTTGGTtgatgagaaaacaaaaagaaagagaaaaatctgTGGTCTAGCAGCTCAACTTGATACCGTTCATGCATACACTTCCCTaattaacaaacaaaatagCACAAATAATAATACTGTCCATTTTCCATGTACATAGTTCTTaactggaaaaaaagaagcaaaattaatataattggtGCTAAAGGGTCAAGTTAGCACTGCCATGGCCTTTCATTCTTTAGGGCCaccaaaaatacaaattagcCAATACATTACAGATAGGATGTATGCCTTTCCTCCATTCCTAGGATTGTTCCCTGTAATATTAACCAAATTCAGTTTCCCTATTATTGGCTCTATGATTGACCAAAGCCTATCTATTAGGTACAGCATATGTTTTAATTCATTTAGTTTTGGTGTTGTCGAATGATCCAAAGAACATAGATagatacataatttttttaatttcataataGTCCAATGATCTAAGTCTTTGGATACTCATAACCTCGCACTTACAACAAGAATTAGACTTTCATCTTTGTATTTACAAATTTTACCTTGATTTCAGGTTACTCAAACTTGTTGGCCAAGATTAGGTTTTACACAGAGAGGTAACACAACGAAGCAAGCAGCATTTACAATGTAATAAATGATTAATCATGTTTTGTATTCATTGCCTTGAAGCATGTCTTCCTTAGGACACATTGGTTAAGTCATGCACAAATAGACCACTATCTGATCCCTAACTCCAGCAATACTTAGCCAACAAACCACTGCCCAACCAAGAGACCAAACTTTATACATCATTTCAGGCTGCTTGCGACCAAACTTTATACATCATTTCAAGATGCTAGCTAAGAGTCTTATAAAAgtttaaccaaaaaattagGTGAGTTACATATATTTTGCTAAAACATATGTTTTGGAAAATTGGGTTGCGGATAAAATGTGTCAATATTCACAAATTCCTCATTTTTAGAGTTATAAAATGCGAaagttggtttatttattgactAGTTTTgtgcaattgtttttgcttcTGAGTGGTAGCTGAAAGAGAGCTTGCTCTTTTTGCCTTACAAGTTTGTAATGGAATTGCAGCTGAATTTAATGGCCAggctttgatttcattttggTCTTCTGTTATTTTGGTGAAGAGAGAAATTATCATTTTGAACTCATTCTAAGTGTGTCGTGTGATTGAATTTATTCATTTCTCTGTGCTTTAATGTGGCATTTGCAACAAGTCAATTTTGGCTTTTTGGGTGGTTGTGGGTCTAATATATGACTTCTGTAAATTGCAACAAGCTGGTAAGTTGATTTGTAGTATACAATTTGTTATATGTAAGTGGTATGAACAATTGTTAACTTCCAGTAAGTGGTATGAACAGTTGTTATACTGTTCATACATTGCAACTGAGTTGATTTATATGACATAatattaacagtgtacttctatgacatagtataacaaattttcagtaacaaagcaTGCTCTATATTTTGCTCTATTATAAGTGTGCACTTAAAGTTTATGATATGCaaaatgtgatttttactaggaagatagttctatgacatagtattaacagtgtacttttgtgacatagtattaactgtgtacttttttcttcttcttgtagagttatttccttttgcctttGCGATTGTATCTGGTGAAATTGTGGACAATTGGAGGTGGCTGCAAAGTATATCGGACGTCTTGCTaggcttttttgggttttttttatagtttttttttgtatgaaatggtattaacaatgtttttctattgtattaataatatttttttattttattttatgaaattgtattaacaatgtacttctatggcatggtattaacaatgtacttctataacatggtattaacaatgtatttcTATGATAtgatattaacaatgtacttttaTGGCACATAATATTAACAATGTATCTTTATgatatggtattaacaatgtacttctatgacatggtttGCGGAGTTTTGATCGAGAATGAAGGGTCATGGGGATATGCCCTTgattttggttaatttttttttttttttgaagtctgtgttttttcaataaaatctGGGATGGGCttgttgggcttgttttgggtttttttgggaattttgtgttgggcttgttttaagttaaTCAATGGCAGAGATGTAATTTATATGAACTTCAATACTAATTTCATATGCAATAAATGGTTTTTGAgtatgtttctaaagtgcattccatgtagggttttttttttaataattaaagcctctattttgggtatattactAAAGCTCCCATAATTACATTGGTAGAGCCCACAAATAACTTACTCCTTTTGTCTCTCTTCTATTCATTTTCTACTTTCTCTTATTGTTTCTCAAAAATTTGGCCGCCCTGTTAAGGCATTTTATCACTAGTCCCttagtggtttttttttttttttgggccaaaGAATAACCCATTGATAACAATTAAGAGGATACAACAATGTCATCTTTTACAATTGATTCCAGCCAGAGGGGAACCTCTTCAATCCAAAAACCTCTTTTAGttgattttcatccaaagattgattattttatgtacaaaaatttctccaaatgacaaaattagccgttgagattagattgcacAAACATTCATTAAGGTTAATTTTGGGCTTGGCCCTACGTTGGACTATATTTGAGTTCtcaaatattcgaatattggAAACTCGGCAGACATACCTCCCGCCGAACTTCAAATCCCTTGGCCTGACTTTGCTTGCCCAAGTGTTGAGAGGAGGGCGCCAGGGTGAGCAAGGAGAAAATTCGCCCCGGCCCAGCTTTTTGTAAGAGGAGTGGCCGACCAAGGTATTTAAGGAGTGCCCAACCCAACTATTTGAGAAGGAAGCATTCGGCTACTTTTGTAAGGATATGCCCGGCTACTTTTTGCAAGGATATGCCCGGGCACTTTTGCAAAGGGAAGTTCTCGACCATATTTTTGAGAAGGCACCATGGCCTTGAAGAAAAGACCTCggccaccttttttttttttttttttgaggacctttcctattgagaggGACGATagtaggggtgggcgcggtccggttcggtccggttctcacctcaaaTCGGAACTGAAACCGGTATTAtttaaccggtccggttcggtccggtttaagcaaaaaaattttcaaaaaccggccggttcggttctgaccggttccggttttgaaccggattattaattttttattttttatttttttaaaaaaattttttttaaatttttttaataaaaaaattataataaataacttatttttttagcttaaaaatgaacaaataatccaattcatacatttagaaattttttgaagttgaacttggaaaattagtgattataaaagttaaaaaatggcattagattttaaaattttgtaaaaatataaatataaaatatatgaccggtccggttcggtccggtgcggtgcggagagatgtaaaaccAGAACCAGAACCGGTTggaaccggttcggtccggttggaaccggttcggtccggtttgttgacttttttggtcaactagttttttttccggttttttttcaccggttcggttcggtgttccggttttccggtcccgatgcccacccctagacgatagtatactaaactcacacacactacacggatgctaggactcaaacccaggaccttgcctgagggagtaaatacttcataccactacactagtgggtcctttgttccatttttctatttaaaactACAACATGGATCAATATTAGTTCAAACCCCTAATTAATGCATTGAACGATTTGTAAaggagtgctgctatttccaccctACTGTCCTATTTTTCCACCTATCTTATCTTCACACCcactatttaaattttttttaaaaatacaatcttatctttccacccattattattcctaaaatacccttgacACCTGGACATTCACTTAACACTTTTAACCCTAACTTAACACTGTTGAgtccaaataattaaaaaataaatgaaaacagaaaattagaaaatgaaaagttttAGCAGCCACCCGCCACACAGTCCACCAAACCTAACAAGAACCACGTACCTTTCACCGTCAGCCAAGCCGCCACCGCCTCCTCCTCAGTTGTATTAAACAAAAGCTTCGAAACTGCTTCAAACCCTCTGTCAAACCTTTGTTATGACCCACTAAGTCCACCTAAATCCCAATCTAAcgtttttctcctttctttatTTCAATCAAcccacaaataaataaacaaggaTTAAAAGGTTTGTATCTGGGGTTCTCTCTGAGTTTCTGTTTTAGTAGTTCAACATTTTGCCTAAGCCTCAATGACAAATCAACCTCCTAGTGTGATGGCTGCCTATGTACTGACTAGACACACAAGGCTAGAAGAACACAACTTGTGTGCATCAAATGGTAAAAGAATGGCCTGACTTATTTGTTAGAAATATAATCATCTAATACACAATTGGTCGCGTGGGTAGTCTGCTCGCCATTTCCTTCTCAAGTTGCCAAGTTGGGAGAGAGACACGTgggtaaatttgtctttaaaatttgaaaataaggtGGGTGGGAAAATAAGACAGGTGTGTGAAAATAGCAACATTCTTTGTAAAGTAACAATTACCCGAttaagttttttctttcaatcaaTATCGTAGGTACTTGATTAAATAAACATCTTATGGAGTTTCATTAATACTTCCATTGCTTTCTATGAATTCTCTCAAATTTTATATTCCAGTATCGacattttctttatgttttggtGTTTCCAGACGCTCAATATTTCCACTAATACCACTAGAATCCATTCAAGTATAATAACGTAAGACATTTTATCACTAGTCTCTTGCTAGTTTGTTGGCTGTGTGTTACATCCAAAGCTCAACACATCAGGTTCGACTGGCATCGAATTCGTGATAGATTACCATAAATCGAGTACCTCTCTCAAGACGTCAGGTGCATGGATAACTGcttttaaccacttgagctacaaaaTCCTTGCAAAATAATgatctttttgaattttctaagttTGTTTTAATCAATGTAAGTACATTCAAACACCAAATTTGTGCACATAATAATTTACAAATATGCTTGCAAAATAGAGGAGAAATAATGATCCTTTTGTGAAGCGAATGGTGCGTCCTTTCTCAGTTAGCCTTTCCCTGAGTGGGGTGTGCTCGtctgttttttcagtttctaTGGGGTCTTGGacttttgccttttctttttaagtattattcagaccaaaaataaaaaatttgggttcaattaCACCAGTCATTCATAAAACATCTGTCACTTTGTAAGTGTTTCTGGACAATACTATACACATAAGAATATGCTATCGCTGGTTTATCAGAAGAAACTTGTAATCTTACAATATACTCATCAACCGAACAAAAgaccagaaagaaaaaactgtGCACATTTGTTGGATTAAAATGAAATCTTAAACGCTATTCTGTGGATACACAAAACATGACCATCATATAATGGATGATCATAACTGGTCAGTACCAGGCTCACAACTGACCTGTTCGTATGTCCCCGTCAAGACGTTCGGCATTAAGAGTCCCAGGAAGCTCTCTAAAGTCTTCATTGAAAATAGAATATGCACTGCAATTTTCAAACCACAAAATAAGATCCTCAAAGATTAATTGAGATATTGACATTGTTCACTGAGAAATTTATTAAGAGGTaataaaatgcaaaaagacCTATTGTGCGTATGGAAGGACATACAAGCTACCATGACACAGATGCGCGAGGGCACAGTAGGGAAGGAAGGGAAGGAGTGATAATTAGGAACTACCAGAAATATTTGAGACATTTTTGGCTGACCAATAAATTACAAGAGGATGATAAGGGAGTCTTCAACAAATATCTGAGCAATGTTCAACAAATACCATTAAGCACTGCAAGAATTTCCCATGTCTCAGCATGCCACAAGTTCGGAAGTACTCAGGTAGTTCCTCATGGAAGGAAAGATAACCTATGTTCATTTAATTGTtgtaaatcttttttttttaattttttaatttttaataccCCTTCCAAACAGATCTGTGTGTAACTTCCTTCTTTTGATAGTGATGATGcagttttttcaaataatttagCTTTCACTACAACCATAATTTACATGATCAAGAGCAAAGGATTATATCCACCATAGACTGCATACCTGACATCGCCAGGCTGCCGTTTTCCAAGATTCAGGAGGATGATACCAAACCCTGTGCCCAGTATCTGAATATAAAGCAATAACAAACATAAATGACATAAAAATTCAGTTTAGTGATCTGTGCTTCGAATAGAACTTAAAGAATGGCAGAACAAAGAGGTACTTTATAGAAGATACAGAGTGTGCGTTCATAAACAACAGAAACTAAGAGAAACGAGGAAACTTACATACAAAGGGCCAACGTCCCATCTATGGGCAATGGGTGCCAAAATAAACCACATAATGATAATAATCCACATCTTCACACTTAGAGAGAAAATTGCCATCAAAAGGATATCTATCAATGAAACACAAAAGAGCTTTCTGTCAGTACATTGTGTCTTTTTGGTAGATAACAAGAACTCAGCTTGATGCCTACCAGGAAGCTTCAACTTATCATGAAGAAAGCTGTACAATGTCCTCTTCCACTGGCTTGATGATTGTGGAAGCTGAAACTTCTggaaatacaaaaattaaGGGAATACCATCAGTTGAATCACAGTAACATAAAATTGCATTAACTCTTTTCAATAGGAGAACTGATCCAATCATACCagatcttcatcatcatcgtcatcatcaaATCCATCCTTAATATGCTTAACTGGTGCCTTTGGTTTGACAGCAACAATAAGGGAATCTTGACAATAAACAAAGATATGATAAGAAATCCATAGCTTGTCACCAAATGAGCCAAAAAACAAGGAATCTTAACTAAGAAATTGCTTTTCTCTATCATTCCAAGGTAACAAACCTCGCtcaaaagaccaaaaaaaaaaaagaaaaaaaaaggggaaggtccatgaaaaatttaaatgatgtATTGCTTGTTAAATCAAGAACTATTTAACCTTGATCCATCAAAATCTGTAATTCAGGTAGCTGATTAAGTCAAAGTAGTCAGCAGTTTTGTAAAAGTAAATTCTACCAATAATATGGAATTAAACCACTCCTGACAACCAAATCACAATTCCTAAAAGTTTGGACAAAAATACTGTGAAAACTCCAAACAATTTCTAGGTGAATGCAAGCAAGAAACTCATGTGAAGCTTACATTTacttaactatatatataaggagataaaaatataaatcaagTGATAAATATTAAGACAAGACCAATACCACCGTCGCTGAGTTGTAGGTACGCATCGTGCCCACTTTTGCTATCATGCAATACATTGCCTCCCAATATAATCCTCAACTTCTCAATTGGTAAATGGCCATTCTCAGCTATCAATTTTCTCAAATCATGTACCTGTTTATGACAGAAAGTGTAAGCACATTAATATGTGATAACGTTCAACTTTAAATCTCACACATCAGTGATATTACAGTCATATTTTTCCGTATAACAACATACAATAAAATTCTATGAAACAATAAATCTtttaaaacattaagaatCATCTGATATATATTTGGTTCTGGTAGATATTTTACAGAAAGCATGGGTTTAGTTATGTCAGAAATCTCAGATTAGGTAGTGTTTGACAAAATAACAACGTAAAGGTAAAGCAATGAATTCATGAGAAGTATCTTCACGCTCAAAAGTAATctgcacacacacatatatatatatatatatatatatatatatatatatatatagggttaGTACACAATCACCCTTGAGATTTAGCATGTTGACTTCAAACCCTGCACTTCCAGACTTTACAATACAACAACTTGCCAGTTTTTAGTAATCATAAAACATTTCCACATCACTCCAAAAGCAACACTCAGTCTGCTGTAACTCCTCATCAAAGTATCAGTGCAAAGATCAAGAAATTAACCCTGCATATGTGTGTATGAAATCATGCTGGTGCAGATGTCCACACTCCTTGTGTACCAAAACGCATTCCCAAAAATTAATAGCAAACACTAGTATTAGATTTTCTGTGAGATtgctttaattaattgaagCGGAAGCATGTAAAGCTTAGAGGATTGGTTATCCCAACAAATACAGACcctatgagagagagagagagagagagagagagagagagagagagagagagagagagcagttaTCATGCTATCATATGCTCCTGGTTGTTTAACcaaaatttattgttttacaAGAACTAAAATACAAGTGAATTACAAAAAATACTCAAGTAACTATCATTAGACGTAGGATTtcgttttcttattttaaggCTTCACCCTCTCAGTAACTAAGAGTTAAACAAATATTGGCACCTAATGCAGGGTTTTAATTAACGAAAGAGAATGACATACCAATACTATCCCAATTGACACTTCCATGTTGTGAAATATTGGAATCACTCATCTACATGGCAAATGAAAATGCTTTATGGGGCAGGCTCTATAGTTGAACTCCACAGGTAAGAGGCTCCCTTAAATGGTAAAATAAGAACATTTGTCCAAAGCAAGGGAATTTAGCCTCACCGTACGGAACAACGCACATCCTTAGAGGCAATGCGATTGTAATAAAGCGGAAAAGGTTGTGGATTGTAATAAAATAGAGGCAATGCGATCTCACCAAATCTATCGCATgcattcttaatttatttgcCAACATGCTTCTGGTCCACGTAGAGGTCTCCGGCAAAGAGAAACATATACACACCCTTAATGCtagca
This genomic interval carries:
- the LOC18775956 gene encoding uncharacterized protein LOC18775956; translated protein: MDEIVEEQELMPISRKNIGNGEEEFQKKVEIVVRTIGPAPPSRLHVPSPIRVHDLRKLIAENGHLPIEKLRIILGGNVLHDSKSGHDAYLQLSDGDSLIVAVKPKAPVKHIKDGFDDDDDDEDLKFQLPQSSSQWKRTLYSFLHDKLKLPDILLMAIFSLSVKMWIIIIMWFILAPIAHRWDVGPLYILGTGFGIILLNLGKRQPGDVSAYSIFNEDFRELPGTLNAERLDGDIRTGQL